The following nucleotide sequence is from Streptomyces leeuwenhoekii.
GCGAGGCGGAGCGCACCGCCCTCATCGCCGACACGCTCACCGCTCTCGCCGCCGCCGTCCTGCAGACGGCCCCCGAACGGGTGGACCCCCACGCCCCTCTCGCCGACCTGGGCCTGGACTCCCTGATGGGCGTGGAGCTCAAGGCCGAACTGCACCGGGTGTTCGGCTGCGACCTCCCCGTCATGGAGCTGATGGCCGCCGGCAGCGTCGCCGGTCTGGCAGACCGCCTGTACCGGGCACTGAAGGGATGAACCACATGCCGATGCCCCCGACCGATCTCCCCACCTCCCGCGCCGCTCAGGCGCTGCTCGCCGAGGTGAGCCGTCTGGACAGCCTCGTCGTCGCCTACTCCGGCGGCGTCGACTCCACGGTGGTGCTCGCCGCCTCGCTGCGGGCCCTGGGCCGGTCCGACACGCTCGCGGCGATCGCGGACTCCCCCGCCCTGGCCCGGGACGAACTCCTGCTCGCCCGGCGGACGGCGGCGGAGCTCGGCGCGGAGCTCGTCGTCCTCCCGACGGACGAGCTCGCCGTGCCCGGATACCGCGCCAACGCCGGCGACCGCTGCTACTTCTGCAAGCGGACCGTGCTGGCCGCGGTGTCGCACCTGGCGGCGGCCCGCGGTTACGCCCACGTGGCGACCGGCACCCACCGCGACGACCACCGGTCCGCGCACCGGCCGGGGCTGCGCGCGGCCCGGGAGCGAGGAGTCGTCGAACCGCTGGCGACCGCGGGACTGGGCAAGGCACAGGTCCGGGCCGTGGCGCGCGAGTGGGGGCTCGCCGTGGCCGACAAACCGGGCACCCCCTGCCTGGCGTCCAGGATCGCGGTCGGCGTGCCGGTGACCCGGCCGCGGCTGGAACTCGTGGAGCGCGCGGAGACGGCCGTGCGGGGTTTCCTGTCCGAATGGCGCGCGCCCGTGCGCGATCTGCGGGTCAGACTCCTGGCC
It contains:
- a CDS encoding ATP-dependent sacrificial sulfur transferase LarE, whose product is MPMPPTDLPTSRAAQALLAEVSRLDSLVVAYSGGVDSTVVLAASLRALGRSDTLAAIADSPALARDELLLARRTAAELGAELVVLPTDELAVPGYRANAGDRCYFCKRTVLAAVSHLAAARGYAHVATGTHRDDHRSAHRPGLRAARERGVVEPLATAGLGKAQVRAVAREWGLAVADKPGTPCLASRIAVGVPVTRPRLELVERAETAVRGFLSEWRAPVRDLRVRLLAGTFRVELDAAAHRWLAGRPERQAELLDRIGRTVGLDDGALAPYRPGSVNGAAASGGGPR